ACAAACAATGGCCTCAGCTGGAGGCAGTGTCGGTTTTGCTGTTTCTATCATCGCTTCCATTTACTACTTGCATCCCCATTGGGACCCTCCCTTGTTCCAACTGTCAATCATGGTGATGGGCCTAAGCGTGATGGGAGTCGCTTTTGCCGCGCCGCTGCGCCGCACCATTGTCCATTGGTTCTTCCCTTCTGCAGTCGCTTGTGCAACGATCTTAAAAGCTGTCACCTCGGAAAATGATGGAGAGAGAAAAAGAGCGCGCAACCTCATGGGAATCTCAGGCCTGGTCTCCGCCTTGCTAACAATCCCCACTAAAGCTGCGATCAAACCCGGAGGCAGCACTCTTTGGCATGCGATTCCTCTTCCGGCAGGCCTCAGCATCAGCCTCGATCCACTTCTTTACGGAATAGGAATTGTTGTCGGCCCACGTATCGGGATAAGCATGTTGATCGGCGGACTGCTTAATTTTTTTTTATTTACCCCTTATATGGCGGAGTCTGCTGCGGATTTTAGCCGATGGGCTGCTGTCGGATTGATGACACTTCCCGCTTTCACTTCAGTCCTTTTCGCTCTCTTCATGAAAAAACATGGCCAACTGCCACCCGGATTTACTCCCAAAGAAAACGGCTCAAAAATGACAACAAAAGACTGGGCTTCAATCGGCCTCATTTTTACTCTTGCGCTTGCAGCAACGGTATGGGGAATGGATTCTGTCTTCCAAGTCTCTTATCCTTATGTTGCACTTGCAGCAGGCATTGCAGCTCCTTTATGCTTTACTCTCGGGAAAGTAGCTAGCGAAACTGATATTAACCCTGTCCGTTTGCTAGCCATTATTCTGCTTTTAATATTCAGCTTAACGGGAAATTTCGGAGCGGTTGCACTTCTTGGAGTTGGAATCGCAGGAGCGGCAATGGCTGCGATTGCTGTCGATCTGTTCTACGACCTGCGTACAGGCTACCTGATCAATGCGGATCCTAAACAGCAAGTGATTGTACAGTTCCTTGCTGTTATCCCTGTTTCTTTTGCCGCCGTCTTTTTTCTTCATATGCTGGCCGAAAACTTTGGCTTTGGCGAAGGGAAATACTTCCCTGCACCAGGTGCAATCGTTTGGGCATCGATGGCAGAACTGTTTGCCGAAGGCACCTCTCAAATCTCTTCATTGATATGGAAAACTGTCATCTATACAAGCATCATCGGTGTTTTCATGACTCTGATTGAAAATAGCAAAAAATTTCAGCACTATGCCCTTTCCCCTTTCGCAATCGGGATCGCATTTTTAATGCCGATCGACGTGTCTTGCGCGATTTGCCTAGGCTCATTCATCCGCTATGGATTCATTTCCCTTTCTTCAACTCCTCATCAAGCCAAAGAGGAGGCTTTCCAAGCCGGCTCTGCGATCTTTGCCGCTTCCGCTCTGGCCGGAATCATCGCCGTTATTCTCATTTCAATGGGAATTCTTTACTTGCCTGAGTAGGGCTGTGCCAAACGATTTGTGAAGAGCTTCAGTCGGGCAAGCTGTGATGCATGGAGTGCCAGGGCACCGGATGCAAGGATTTTCCTTAGGATAAAGCAAAGGGTCTCTTCTCTCTAAATCCTCAATGATAATCGCATGGACAGGGCACGCCACCATACAAGCATCGCAGCCGGTACATCTTTTCAGGAACTCCTGTTCATCGGGATGAGCCCCAGGAGGACGCAATTTTAATCGATCATCCGTTGTTTGCGATAACACCTTTCCAACCGGCAATCTCTCAAAGAGATCGACTGTCATGCAGACCAGTTCTTTAAAAAACTGCTTTCTATCCACAATCAAGCTTCCACTTTTTTCAGGCGAGATCCAGAAGGAAAGTCTTCAATCACATACCCTCTTGATTGAATGTAGTCGCGCAAACGATCCGCTTCAGACCAATCTTTATTCTGCCTTGCAGCAATTCGATCATCTAAAGCTTGGATTAAATCGTCAGGAATAGATTCCTCTTTCATTTCAAAATCGATCACTCCGAGAACTGAATTAAATCGTTTAAGCAGTTCCAATACCCTGTTAGCATCGCCTTCTCCAAGCTTTCCCTGATCGATCAACCCGTTCACATCCCTCACCAACTCGTACAAGGAAGCCAAAGCAACGGAAATATTCAAATCATCAGCCAAGCCATTAGCAAATCCCAGCAACGCTTGATCAAGCAGAGCATCTAACGCATGATGCGTCTCTCTTCCAGTCACTCCCTGCAACCTGTAGACAAAATCTTGCAGCCTCTGCAACGAATGCTTAACAGCCTCCAATCCTTCAAAAGTGAAATTCAACTGGGTTTTATAATGGGTTTGCAAAAGGATGTAGCGCACCTGTTTTCCGCTATACCCCTTTTCAAGCAGGTCGCGAAGAGTGAAAAAGTTGCCCAAGCTCTTTGACATCTTTTTGTTTTCAATAATCAAGTGCTCCGAATGAAGCCACATCTTCACAAACGTCTGGCCGGAGCAAGCCTCCGATTGCGCAATTTCATTTTCATGATGGGGAAACATATTATCGACACCGCCGCAATGGAGATCGATCGTCTCCCCTAAAATTTGCATTGCCATCGTAGAACACTCCAAATGCCATCCCGGACGCCCTTTGCCAAATGGGCTGTCCCAATAAATTTTGCCGTCCCTTTCCGGATCATAACTTTTCCAAAGGACAAAATCAGCCACATTGTCTTTTTCATATTCATCAGATGCCACTCGATCCGAAGCTCCCGATTTGAGCTCATCTATTTTCAAATGGGACAAACATCCATACCTTTTGAAGGTTTCTATTGCATAATAAACACTGCCATCTGCTCCCCGATAAGCAGCCCCTTTCTCAAGCAGTTTTTCAATCATGGCGATCATCTGATCAATGTAGTCGGTCGCCGCAGGATAATGCTCGGCAGGCTCGATATTAAGCGTACGGATGTCTTCGAAAAAAGCCTCCTTAAACGGCTTAGTGTATGCATCCAGGCTGACATTTTGCTCCGTTGCCCCCCGAATTGTCTTATCATCGACATCAGTGAGGTTCATGACCTGCTCCACTTCATAACCAAAAAATTTCAGCGTTCTGCGAAGAAGATCCTCAAACATATACGTACGGTAATTACCGATATGGGCAAAGTTATACACTGTTGGTCCGCAAGTGTATAAAGAAACTCGATTGCCTGATATCGGTTTAAAAGGATCTTTCGATCTTGTGATCGTGTTGAAAAATTTAAGCGGGATAGCGTTGATATCGATTTTTGAAGCCATGGTTACCATTCTTTCATTTCAAACGAAAGCACTATACAACACTCTTCTCTTTGTTCGCAAAGAACTGCTCTTCCAATTTGCGGTAGTAAATTTTACCGGTTCCCATGATCGGAATTTCATCAATTTTAAAGACGTCGGAGCAGCGTACAAGATTACTGAACCCTTCGTCGCGTAACGCTTGATTCACTTCATCAATCGACGTATCAAAAGTGGTAATCAGGAGAATTTGGGGCCTGTCCCCAGAATCTTCGCGCGCAATGACAGCAAGTGTCGGTCCCTCCTCCCTCACTTTCCAGCCTTTTTGAGGAGCAACGTGCAATAACGCCAATTCTAAAGAGAGTAAAGAGACCATTTCACCTCCGACTTTAATGAAGCGCTTCAGTCGGCCTGACAGAGTCAGACGGTTTTCATCGTCAAGATTGCCAATATCTCCCGTGTTGTACCAATCTTTTCCATCAACAGAAATAAACGGAGATGCAAGCCCTGGATTGAGGTAGCCTTCAAAAATATTCGGCCCTCTTGCAAGAACAAGGCCATCCTGCCCTCTGTCTAGCACCTGATGAGTTTCGGGATGCACAACAATCATCTCGATTCCCGGCAAAGGAACACCTACACCTTTACGAGGCTTTCCTGGTTGATTGGCAGTCAAGATCGGAGCGCATTCAGTGACGCCATATCCCTCTAGAAGACATTGCTCCTTTCCGATATCGGCCATCAATTCAAAAAGTTCCGGAGGCGCCTTCTCTGCCCCCGTGACACAAAGCCGCATTGTTTTCATTTGATCCTTTTTCGCAGATTTCAACATCCCTTTGATAAAGGAAGGGGCACCGCTCATCACCGTGATTCCCCATCTGCTAAACTCTTTTGCCAATCCTTTGCCGTCTGTCGGGTTCGGATAAAATGCCGATCTGATGCCAGACAACAGCCCCATCAATCCACTTGTGCTGAACCCATACGCATGAAAAGGAGGCAGAATGCCGAACATAATATCATCTGAATATAGATCGATTGCCTCAAAAGCTGCCCGTTCGTTGGACAAGATATTTCCATGGGAAAGTGGAACGCCTTTTGGATCGCTTTCCGTTCCGCTTGTAAACAGCAATACCGCTTGCTCATCTCCCTTCAATTGATCGCCCCCGAAAGTCTTTAAAATTCTTTTCGCGCTAAATTTCGAACGGAGTAGAGCTCTCAGCTTATCTTTCAAGGTAAACTCTTTTTTCACACTTTCCAACATGATTGTAATGTCATCAATCCCATTAAGATCAACAGTATCCAACCGTTCCAAAAATGCCCAAGAGGTTAATACCACTTCAATATTGGAAATTTTCCTGACCGCACGCAAATGTTTAGCTCCAAGCGTCCAATTGATCATGACAGGCACTTTCCCCGCTAACTGAGCCGCCAGCACTGTCAAATAGGCTCCTACACTTGCCGGAAGCAGGATTCCGACATATTTCCCAGGAAGATGCCTGATATACTCAGCTAGGATAATCACTCCAAGTTTAAGGCGCGCATAGCTCTGCACTCCGGTACGCGTATCGGCACAAGCCGGCTGGCTGCCCATTCTCTCGCAGTTGTGAAGAAACACTTCCGGTATCGTGTCGCCATGTGCAATCTGCGCCTTGTATCTAGGAATTTTTACAAACCAATCGTCAAGGTCTCCTTGATCTTCTTTTCCCTCTTCTTCCACCGAGATTTTTTTTGAAGCGATTCCAATGACCCTGCCAACTGTCGTCAACTCAGTAACGGGAACAGGGCCTGTCTCAAACTGATCCTGCAAAAAGGTCGCCAGTTCGGATGTGTCAAGCGAATCGAGTCCTAAATCGGAAGCTAACGACATCTCCGGTTTGATACTAGCCTTATCGAGCTCTGTTAGCTCATGTAATTTATCCAAAACCCTCTCCTGCAGCTCATCGTCAATATCATCTAAACGAACCGTTTCTTCATCAGCATCTTTTGAGGGCTTGTCAATCGCCGGCAACTTTTCTCCCCACATGCTGTAAGAGACAAGCTTCAGCGATTCGCCTGGATATTCTCCTTCTTGGCGAGACAAGCCATCTGGACGGTTATAGTAATTTTCCAACCATCTATTGAATTCCAATCGGGAAGCTGTGTAAGGAAAATCCGAAGGAGCTGGTTCAAATTCAATAATGATCTCTCTGCGCGGAGTAAAAAAGAGCAAATTCTTCAGGCAAATCCAAAATCCTTCTTTAACTTTTTCAAACATATCTGGCGACTTACCTGTCAAAGCCCTTGAAAACATACTCCCCCACAGCCCTTTGATCCGAACGAGAATAATGTTGGCCTCGGGAACTTTTTGGACCAGCTCGTGAGTAGCGGATGCGCCTCCGATTTTCTCAATATTTGTGTGCTTTACTCTGCCGGATGGATAAACGAGAAAATTTTCCTTGTTTTTTAGCCCTTTAACCAGTTCTTCCATCACTTTCTCATGCCGCTTTCTCTTGAGACTGTTTGTCGATTTTTCAAAATCGGGAACAGGAAGCGCGTTGACGAATTTCATTGCGGTATGCACAACAGGGAGGAAATAATAAGTTTCAACGATTGTGGGGCGGATTGGCAGCTTCTTCCAAGCAGTCAATGTGATCGCAAGGGGATCAACAACCATGGCAACGTGATTAGGAAGAAAAAGCACTCCACCGTTTTTTTTTAAATTCTCTTTGGAAAGGTGTTCCAGCCCCTTGATTTTGATTCTGTAGCGGAACCATAAAGCAAACCGCAAAAACCTCACTAATAAAAACTCAAGGATCTTTCTCACAAATGCACTCCTGATCTTTGTCGCAAATGATGTGCATCATGTAAAAAATCTCTTTTATAGTCAAGAAGTTGGAACTATTCCTTTACTTTAAAATTAAATTTTTGATAACTTGTTTGATTAACATCTTTCGAGGAGTCGCAAATGGCATTAAAAACTTCTCTTAAAGGGGATCTAACATCTCTAATCCCTCCATCTGCCTCTCCAGGCTGGCTTAGTCTCATCGACTGCGACAAAGTTCCAGGATTAGGAATTTATTTTCTTGTTGATCAGCTGCTTAATTCCCCGCGTCCATCTTTAAAACAGATCAAGATCGCTGCTAAATTGATCGGCTCAGAGTCAAATGCCGCTATTTCCATTCATCCTCCTCCCTCATCGGACCCTGTTTCCTTTATAGAGCACATGATTGAAAAGGCAAAGTACGTACAAGAAGGCAGCCTTCACGCTAAGGAGTTGATAAGAGATTTTTTGGAACTGCAAAAACATCTGAGTATGGAAGCGTTTGTACGTTTCACAAAGAGTTGGAGCCGTTTTACTGCTTACCACCTCCAGGAAAGGGTAGCTAGAGCTCTATCCAATTCATAGCTGCATTAACAAGTCGATGACACGACGGCAGATTCTCTTGGATTCGGGAAAAGTTGCCTGATCTTCAATCTTTTCCGGTGATAGCCAAATACTGTCCCGAATCTCTTCGATCTGGATATCCAATTCCCCTTCAACTTCAGCGATGAAGTACTCCACCCGCTTTTGCACTTTGTCATTTCCCCGATTGAAAAAATAGTGCTCACATAACGTATCTTCCGGAATAATCAACCGCTTAATTTCCAGTCCTGTTTCCTCCCGAAGCTCTCTTTGGGCAGCATCAATCGGATGTTCGCTAGGCTCAGCCCCCCCCTTTGGAAAAGACCAATGTCCTGCATGATGCTGGATCAGCAAAATCTCTATTGATCTCTTCAAACGCCTAAAAGGGATAATTCCGTAGGAAACTTCAAGAGACAACCAGCTATTCCTTGTATTTTCCTAAAATAATTGAACTATTATGCCCGCCGAATCCAAAAGAATTGGAGACCGCAACTTTCACCTCCATCTCCAGAGCTTCCGTCGGTGTGTGAAAACCGAGATCCGGTTCAGGATTTTCCAAATTGATCGTCGGATGCACTTTCCCCTCTTGAATCGCTTTGGCTGTGACAACAGCTTCAATTCCTGCAGCTGCGCCTAAACCATGGCCAATCATTGACTTTGTTGCATTCATCACGACTTTAGAAGGATCGGGGATCACCTGTTTCAAAGCGTTGACCTCAACCATGTCCCCTGCTGGAGTCGATGTTGCGTGAGCATTGATGTAGCTGATCTCTTCAGGTTTCAAACCGGCGTCTTTCAAAGCACTCAACATGCATTTGGCAATTCCCTTGCCATCAGGTCTAGGCTCTGTCATGTGATGCGCATCGCAAGAAATCCCATGCCCCATGTATTCAGCAACAATGGAAGCCCCCCGCTCAAGCGCATGTTCCAACCTTTCCAGAACAAGGATTCCGGCGCCTTCACCCATTACAAAACCGTCCCGCTCCTTATCCCATGGCCGAGACGCTTTTTCCGGCGCATCGTTCCTTTTTGAGAGAGCCTTGCACGCATTGAACCCAGCAATTCCCATCGGAAGGATCGCAGCTTCTACTCCGCCGCATACCATCACATCGGCATCGCCCAATCTAATGTGGTTAGCAGCGGCGGCAATTGAATGGTTCCCAGTTGCACAGGCAGTTGAAATTGAGTAGTTGGGCCCCATAAAGCCCAAATCCATGGCAAAAAGCGCGCCACCCATATTCGTCAGAATATAGGGAATAAAGAACGGAGTTACACGCTTCGGTCCCTGCTTCGACATCGACTGCACACCATCGACAAAGACTCCCATTCCTCCCATGCCGCTTCCGATGATAGCGCCGCAT
This genomic window from Waddlia chondrophila WSU 86-1044 contains:
- a CDS encoding OPT/YSL family transporter, whose amino-acid sequence is MISLTLRTWLTFFGLAILMGLNNIYSTLLTGWGEGGSIVAVILSLLFLAKNERTIFNYNLGQTMASAGGSVGFAVSIIASIYYLHPHWDPPLFQLSIMVMGLSVMGVAFAAPLRRTIVHWFFPSAVACATILKAVTSENDGERKRARNLMGISGLVSALLTIPTKAAIKPGGSTLWHAIPLPAGLSISLDPLLYGIGIVVGPRIGISMLIGGLLNFFLFTPYMAESAADFSRWAAVGLMTLPAFTSVLFALFMKKHGQLPPGFTPKENGSKMTTKDWASIGLIFTLALAATVWGMDSVFQVSYPYVALAAGIAAPLCFTLGKVASETDINPVRLLAIILLLIFSLTGNFGAVALLGVGIAGAAMAAIAVDLFYDLRTGYLINADPKQQVIVQFLAVIPVSFAAVFFLHMLAENFGFGEGKYFPAPGAIVWASMAELFAEGTSQISSLIWKTVIYTSIIGVFMTLIENSKKFQHYALSPFAIGIAFLMPIDVSCAICLGSFIRYGFISLSSTPHQAKEEAFQAGSAIFAASALAGIIAVILISMGILYLPE
- a CDS encoding 4Fe-4S dicluster domain-containing protein, whose translation is MDRKQFFKELVCMTVDLFERLPVGKVLSQTTDDRLKLRPPGAHPDEQEFLKRCTGCDACMVACPVHAIIIEDLERRDPLLYPKENPCIRCPGTPCITACPTEALHKSFGTALLRQVKNSH
- the cysS gene encoding cysteine--tRNA ligase, yielding MVTMASKIDINAIPLKFFNTITRSKDPFKPISGNRVSLYTCGPTVYNFAHIGNYRTYMFEDLLRRTLKFFGYEVEQVMNLTDVDDKTIRGATEQNVSLDAYTKPFKEAFFEDIRTLNIEPAEHYPAATDYIDQMIAMIEKLLEKGAAYRGADGSVYYAIETFKRYGCLSHLKIDELKSGASDRVASDEYEKDNVADFVLWKSYDPERDGKIYWDSPFGKGRPGWHLECSTMAMQILGETIDLHCGGVDNMFPHHENEIAQSEACSGQTFVKMWLHSEHLIIENKKMSKSLGNFFTLRDLLEKGYSGKQVRYILLQTHYKTQLNFTFEGLEAVKHSLQRLQDFVYRLQGVTGRETHHALDALLDQALLGFANGLADDLNISVALASLYELVRDVNGLIDQGKLGEGDANRVLELLKRFNSVLGVIDFEMKEESIPDDLIQALDDRIAARQNKDWSEADRLRDYIQSRGYVIEDFPSGSRLKKVEA
- a CDS encoding AMP-binding protein; translation: MRKILEFLLVRFLRFALWFRYRIKIKGLEHLSKENLKKNGGVLFLPNHVAMVVDPLAITLTAWKKLPIRPTIVETYYFLPVVHTAMKFVNALPVPDFEKSTNSLKRKRHEKVMEELVKGLKNKENFLVYPSGRVKHTNIEKIGGASATHELVQKVPEANIILVRIKGLWGSMFSRALTGKSPDMFEKVKEGFWICLKNLLFFTPRREIIIEFEPAPSDFPYTASRLEFNRWLENYYNRPDGLSRQEGEYPGESLKLVSYSMWGEKLPAIDKPSKDADEETVRLDDIDDELQERVLDKLHELTELDKASIKPEMSLASDLGLDSLDTSELATFLQDQFETGPVPVTELTTVGRVIGIASKKISVEEEGKEDQGDLDDWFVKIPRYKAQIAHGDTIPEVFLHNCERMGSQPACADTRTGVQSYARLKLGVIILAEYIRHLPGKYVGILLPASVGAYLTVLAAQLAGKVPVMINWTLGAKHLRAVRKISNIEVVLTSWAFLERLDTVDLNGIDDITIMLESVKKEFTLKDKLRALLRSKFSAKRILKTFGGDQLKGDEQAVLLFTSGTESDPKGVPLSHGNILSNERAAFEAIDLYSDDIMFGILPPFHAYGFSTSGLMGLLSGIRSAFYPNPTDGKGLAKEFSRWGITVMSGAPSFIKGMLKSAKKDQMKTMRLCVTGAEKAPPELFELMADIGKEQCLLEGYGVTECAPILTANQPGKPRKGVGVPLPGIEMIVVHPETHQVLDRGQDGLVLARGPNIFEGYLNPGLASPFISVDGKDWYNTGDIGNLDDENRLTLSGRLKRFIKVGGEMVSLLSLELALLHVAPQKGWKVREEGPTLAVIAREDSGDRPQILLITTFDTSIDEVNQALRDEGFSNLVRCSDVFKIDEIPIMGTGKIYYRKLEEQFFANKEKSVV
- a CDS encoding bis(5'-nucleosyl)-tetraphosphatase yields the protein MSLEVSYGIIPFRRLKRSIEILLIQHHAGHWSFPKGGAEPSEHPIDAAQRELREETGLEIKRLIIPEDTLCEHYFFNRGNDKVQKRVEYFIAEVEGELDIQIEEIRDSIWLSPEKIEDQATFPESKRICRRVIDLLMQL
- the fabF gene encoding beta-ketoacyl-ACP synthase II — protein: MTKRTRIVVTGLGIVSCHGDDVDAFYRQLLEGKSGISTITGFSTEDLATTFAGEIRDFDPGKYMDKKQARRVDKCIAYTMVAGKKALESAGLNEEALNQVDLEKCGAIIGSGMGGMGVFVDGVQSMSKQGPKRVTPFFIPYILTNMGGALFAMDLGFMGPNYSISTACATGNHSIAAAANHIRLGDADVMVCGGVEAAILPMGIAGFNACKALSKRNDAPEKASRPWDKERDGFVMGEGAGILVLERLEHALERGASIVAEYMGHGISCDAHHMTEPRPDGKGIAKCMLSALKDAGLKPEEISYINAHATSTPAGDMVEVNALKQVIPDPSKVVMNATKSMIGHGLGAAAGIEAVVTAKAIQEGKVHPTINLENPEPDLGFHTPTEALEMEVKVAVSNSFGFGGHNSSIILGKYKE